In the Wyeomyia smithii strain HCP4-BCI-WySm-NY-G18 chromosome 2, ASM2978416v1, whole genome shotgun sequence genome, one interval contains:
- the LOC129723533 gene encoding AP-2 complex subunit mu, which yields MIGGLFVYNHKGEVLISRVYRDDIGRNAVDAFRVNVIHARQQVRSPVTNIARTSFFHIKRANIWLAAVTKQNVNAAMVFEFLLKIIDVMQSYFGKISEENIKNNFVLIYELLDEILDFGYPQNSDTGVLKTFITQQGVKTATKEEQAQITSQVTGQIGWRREGIKYRRNELFLDVLEYVNLLMSPQGQVLSAHVAGKVVMKSYLSGMPECKFGINDKIVMEAKGRSGISGNADNEASRSGKPVVVIDDCQFHQCVKLSKFETEHSISFIPPDGEFELMRYRTTKDISLPFRVIPLVREVGRTKMEVKVVLKSNFKPSLLGQKIEVKIPTPLNTSGVQLICLKGKAKYKASENAIVWKIKRMAGMKETQLSAEIELLETDTKKKWTRPPISMNFEVPFAPSGFKVRYLKVFEPKLNYSDHDVIKWVRYIGRSGLYETRC from the exons ATGATCGGCGGACTTTTTGTTTACAATCATAAGGGGGAAGTGCTGATATCTCGCGTGTACCGTGATGACATCGGACGAAACGCGGTCGATGCGTTCCGGGTGAACGTGATCCATGCCCGGCAGCAGGTCCGATCGCCGGTGACGAACATCGCCAGAACGAGCTTCTTTCACATCAAG CGAGCAAATATTTGGCTAGCCGCAGTCACAAAGCAAAATGTGAATGCTGCTATGGTGTTTGAGTTTCTGCTGAAGATAATCGACGTGATGCAATCATATTTTGGCAAGATTTCGgaggaaaatatcaaaaataactttGTGCTTATCTACGAACTGTTGGACG AAATTCTTGATTTTGGCTATCCGCAGAACTCGGATACTGGagttttgaaaacttttatCACCCAGCAGGGTGTAAAGACTGCGACGAAGGAAGAACAGGCGCAGATTACTTCGCAGGTGACGGGTCAGATTGGTTGGCGCCGCGAGGGTATCAAATATCGTCGCAACGAACTATTCCTTGATGTGCTTGAATATGTTAACCTGCTCATGAGTCCGCAGGGGCAGGTTCTGTCCGCTCACGTAGCTGGCAAGGTGGTGATGAAGTCATACCTTTCGG GTATGCCGGAATGTAAGTTTGGAATCAACGACAAAATAGTTATGGAAGCCAAGGGGCGTAGTGGCATTTCAGGCAACGCAGACAACGAGGCTTCACGCTCGGGCAAACCGGTAGTTGTAATCGACGACTGCCAGTTTCATCAATGcgtaaaattgagtaaattcgaAACGGAGCACTCGATTAGCTTCATCCCTCCGGACGGTGAGTTCGAGCTGATGCGCTACCGTACGACAAAGGACATTTCGTTGCCATTCCGGGTGATCCCTCTGGTGCGGGAGGTTGGACGCACGAAAATGGAGGTTAAAGTTGTTCTCAAATCGAACTTTAAGCCATCACTGCTAGGGCAGAAGATAGAGGTAAAGATTCCAACACCGCTCAACACGTCCGGAGTGCAGTTGATCTGCTTGAAGGGCAAGGCAAAATATAAGGCATCCGAGAATGCGATCGTGTGGAA aataaaaCGAATGGCTGGTATGAAGGAAACGCAACTATCTGCTGAGATTGAGCTGCTGGAAACGGATACGAAGAAAAAATGGACACGGCCTCCGATTTCAATGAACTTTGAGGTTCCGTTCGCGCCATCTGGCTTTAAG GTGCGCTATTTGAAGGTGTTTGAGCCTAAACTGAACTACTCCGACCATGACGTTATTAAATGGGTGCGATACATCGGGCGCAGCGGACTGTACGAAACACGATGCTAA